A genomic window from Bacteroidota bacterium includes:
- a CDS encoding SUMF1/EgtB/PvdO family nonheme iron enzyme has protein sequence MKHNKIKPVLILLFIFLLSLTSFITADSLREKRSKVMDEVIGVKPPDMAFIKGNKSLRSFWLAPSEEINYNYRVYTIWTKEQFPDFPEVYTKCLPPENICNDDLTYNDPYISNNFLHPAFSYYPVIGLSWLQIQDYLQWKTDRLNEIILWDRGMLDINKMGTGEDHFTTETYLANMYTTGINRGVKDYSPYAGDPKMGRFPIVSDGLLLPQYRLPTEEEWEYAAHNAYQLPFKTINNKGDINNYPYGKDYFILEIARSKGMRPDNFKLDDFASNHSSELNELNLPKRMSDINDYAFEWNGVANMQGNVREWVIDAFEEKFNSDPVNTLEVFLAGGFSYPYRTDYDEDMYPIMDRQGYLNYMFFDLGTGADYLKLRKYMPDTSNYRFRVVKGGTWKEPTLESRIKMRENEYRCDVGFRCAMNYLSIPVNPDAKYFTNLDNWWYERTFKYKWNRKWKKQK, from the coding sequence ATGAAACACAATAAAATAAAACCCGTTCTCATTTTATTATTTATTTTCCTGCTTAGCCTCACTTCTTTTATAACAGCCGATTCATTGCGTGAAAAACGTTCTAAAGTTATGGATGAAGTAATTGGGGTAAAGCCACCGGATATGGCGTTTATAAAAGGAAATAAATCTTTACGATCATTTTGGTTAGCACCATCAGAAGAAATAAATTATAATTATCGCGTTTATACTATTTGGACAAAAGAACAATTTCCTGATTTCCCGGAAGTATATACAAAATGTTTACCACCTGAAAACATTTGTAATGATGATTTAACTTACAATGACCCTTATATTTCAAATAATTTTTTACACCCCGCCTTTTCCTATTACCCTGTAATTGGGCTCTCATGGTTACAGATTCAGGATTATTTACAATGGAAAACGGACAGGTTAAATGAAATTATTTTATGGGACAGGGGTATGCTTGATATTAATAAAATGGGGACCGGTGAAGACCATTTTACAACAGAAACCTATTTAGCGAATATGTATACTACAGGCATAAACCGTGGTGTAAAAGATTATTCTCCCTATGCCGGCGATCCTAAAATGGGTCGATTTCCAATTGTTTCAGATGGGCTGCTATTACCCCAATACCGCTTGCCGACAGAAGAAGAATGGGAATACGCTGCACATAATGCCTACCAGCTACCATTTAAAACAATTAATAACAAAGGTGATATCAATAATTACCCTTATGGCAAAGATTATTTTATTTTAGAAATTGCACGCTCAAAAGGAATGCGTCCGGATAACTTTAAATTGGATGATTTTGCTTCTAATCATAGCTCAGAATTAAACGAACTTAATTTGCCCAAACGAATGAGCGATATTAATGATTATGCATTTGAATGGAATGGTGTGGCAAATATGCAGGGAAATGTGAGGGAATGGGTAATAGATGCGTTTGAAGAAAAATTTAACTCAGACCCTGTAAATACACTAGAAGTATTTTTAGCAGGTGGATTTAGTTATCCCTACAGAACTGATTATGACGAGGATATGTATCCAATCATGGACCGGCAAGGATATCTTAATTACATGTTTTTCGACCTGGGCACGGGTGCTGATTATTTAAAGTTACGGAAATATATGCCTGACACCTCAAACTATCGCTTTCGTGTAGTGAAAGGTGGTACATGGAAAGAGCCGACTCTTGAGTCCAGGATTAAAATGCGGGAAAATGAATATCGGTGCGATGTGGGATTTAGATGCGCAATGAATTATCTGTCAATCCCCGTAAATCCCGATGCCAAATATTTTACAAATCTCGATAATTGGTGGTATGAACGCACATTTAAATATAAGTGGAATAGGAAGTGGAAAAAACAAAAATAA
- a CDS encoding mobile mystery protein A: MNKKNLLKQQLNSKMAAYATLKHVAIPTTGWIKAIRSALGMSMEQLGNKLSITKQSVHEIEHREMEGRITIKSLKEVACAMDMQLVYGFVPKDGSLDALIDRKAKELAMQIVMRSANTMKLEDQQNTPQRIEQAIAETASAIKKEMPKILWD; this comes from the coding sequence ATGAACAAAAAGAACCTACTCAAACAACAATTGAACAGCAAAATGGCCGCCTACGCTACTTTGAAGCATGTAGCCATTCCTACAACCGGTTGGATTAAAGCTATTCGAAGTGCCTTGGGCATGTCGATGGAGCAGCTGGGCAACAAATTATCAATTACAAAACAAAGTGTGCACGAGATTGAACACAGAGAAATGGAGGGTCGTATTACAATCAAATCGTTGAAGGAGGTTGCTTGCGCAATGGATATGCAATTAGTGTATGGTTTTGTTCCAAAAGATGGTTCTTTAGATGCACTTATTGACCGAAAAGCAAAAGAATTAGCCATGCAGATAGTAATGCGCTCTGCAAACACAATGAAACTTGAAGACCAGCAAAACACTCCTCAACGAATTGAGCAGGCTATAGCGGAAACAGCATCTGCAATTAAAAAAGAAATGCCCAAAATATTATGGGATTAA
- a CDS encoding group 1 truncated hemoglobin, with translation MIKNKMYLVVLAMAATLFYTSCKEDETPDPTPVTPSLYTRVGGTTLVDDPAAPGTMIEAGRLTLRSVVDSSIFVIAADPEMAAFFPVLLGEVTGGDFSGFVALSDNFTDFLCSATGSTNPDYAYIGLSMTAAHDPGTNSRMGMAATDADFDAFIGDIAIGLSQNGVTDTELINDLVELLETTRADIVQM, from the coding sequence ATGATTAAGAACAAAATGTATTTAGTGGTACTCGCAATGGCTGCCACTTTATTTTATACTTCCTGCAAGGAAGATGAAACACCGGACCCAACACCGGTAACACCATCGTTATACACCAGAGTTGGTGGAACAACATTAGTTGATGATCCTGCTGCACCCGGAACAATGATTGAAGCTGGAAGATTAACCCTGCGTTCAGTAGTAGACTCTTCAATATTTGTTATTGCAGCAGATCCGGAAATGGCAGCATTTTTTCCTGTATTGTTAGGAGAAGTAACCGGTGGTGATTTTTCAGGATTTGTTGCATTAAGCGATAATTTCACTGACTTTTTGTGTTCAGCAACAGGCTCAACAAATCCTGATTATGCCTACATTGGTTTAAGCATGACAGCAGCCCACGATCCCGGCACAAATTCACGCATGGGTATGGCAGCAACCGATGCCGATTTTGATGCATTTATCGGCGACATCGCCATTGGTTTATCTCAAAACGGCGTAACCGACACCGAACTCATCAACGACCTCGTTGAACTCCTCGAAACCACCAGAGCCGACATCGTTCAAATGTAA
- a CDS encoding Fic family protein, with translation MNKLLNDTIYWIENKIFEPDEIAIRFKHRLVSIHCIPNGNGRHSRLIADIIIEKIFKRKVFSCGANNLTHTGEARKKYIHALRAADRGNYKLLLEFARL, from the coding sequence TTGAATAAACTGTTGAACGACACTATTTATTGGATTGAAAATAAAATATTTGAGCCCGATGAAATTGCCATCCGATTTAAACACCGATTAGTCAGCATCCATTGTATCCCAAACGGAAACGGAAGACATAGCCGACTGATTGCCGATATTATTATTGAGAAAATTTTCAAGCGAAAGGTTTTTTCCTGTGGAGCTAATAATTTGACACATACCGGTGAAGCAAGAAAAAAATATATACACGCACTCAGAGCTGCTGATAGAGGGAATTATAAACTGCTGTTGGAATTTGCAAGATTGTAG